One genomic segment of Caldimonas brevitalea includes these proteins:
- a CDS encoding UbiX family flavin prenyltransferase — protein sequence MTARLVVGITGATGAIYGVRLLQRLRQLEVETHLVVTPAGVLNVHHELGLDRATLEGLAARAYHPGDVGAAIASGSFQADGMLVAPCSMKTLAAVAHGLCDNLLTRAADVTLKERRRLLMMVRETPLHLAHLRNMTAVTEMGGVIFPPLPAFYHRPQSIDELVDETVERALALMGVRQAAPRPWQGL from the coding sequence ATGACCGCCCGGCTGGTGGTCGGCATCACCGGCGCGACCGGTGCGATCTACGGCGTGCGCCTGCTGCAGCGCCTGCGGCAGCTGGAGGTCGAGACCCATCTGGTGGTGACGCCGGCCGGCGTGCTGAACGTGCACCATGAACTGGGCCTCGACCGGGCGACGCTGGAGGGCCTAGCGGCCCGCGCCTACCACCCCGGCGATGTTGGCGCGGCCATCGCGAGCGGTAGCTTCCAGGCCGACGGCATGCTGGTCGCGCCTTGCTCGATGAAAACGCTGGCGGCCGTCGCCCACGGTCTGTGCGACAACCTGCTGACGCGCGCCGCCGATGTCACGCTGAAAGAGCGCCGCCGCCTGCTGATGATGGTGCGCGAGACACCGCTGCACCTGGCCCATCTGCGCAACATGACGGCGGTGACCGAAATGGGCGGCGTGATCTTTCCGCCGCTGCCGGCGTTCTATCACCGGCCGCAAAGCATCGACGAACTGGTCGACGAAACCGTCGAGCGGGCGCTCGCGCTGATGGGAGTGCGGCAGGCCGCCCCGCGGCCCTGGCAGGGGCTGTGA
- the grxD gene encoding Grx4 family monothiol glutaredoxin translates to MSDVQQRIDDLVKNNRVVLFMKGTAQFPMCGFSGRAVQILKACGVTDLKTVNVLEDEEIRQGVKEYANWPTIPQLYVDGEFVGGSDILMEMYQAGELQDVLRSS, encoded by the coding sequence ATGAGCGACGTTCAACAGCGTATCGACGACCTCGTCAAGAACAACCGGGTGGTGCTCTTCATGAAGGGCACTGCGCAATTCCCCATGTGCGGTTTTTCGGGCCGTGCAGTGCAGATCCTCAAGGCCTGCGGCGTCACCGACCTGAAAACCGTCAACGTGCTGGAAGACGAAGAGATCCGCCAGGGCGTGAAGGAATACGCCAACTGGCCCACCATCCCGCAGCTCTATGTCGACGGCGAGTTCGTCGGCGGCTCGGACATCCTGATGGAGATGTACCAAGCCGGCGAGTTGCAGGACGTGCTGCGCTCCTCGTGA
- the prmC gene encoding peptide chain release factor N(5)-glutamine methyltransferase codes for MSAARPPEGARAAVTMAAAWASAVQRGLERLDAQLLLAHLLGLPAARARAWLLAHDTDPLAPAVASRYAELVERRLDGVPLAYLVGEKEFYGLRLAVSPEVLVPRPDTETLVAWAVELAQPLPAPRLADLGTGSGAIALALKHLLPHAEVTATDLSPAALAVARGNGERLGLPVRWRQGCWWEALAGEADEQHYDVVASNPPYIAERDPHLAALRHEPLQALASGPLGLDALRQIVAGAPDHLTDGGWLLFEHGHEQADDVQALLRKAGFVDVSTRVDLAGRPRCTGGRWQVSR; via the coding sequence ATGAGCGCCGCCCGGCCGCCCGAAGGGGCTCGCGCCGCAGTGACCATGGCGGCCGCCTGGGCGTCAGCCGTGCAGCGGGGCCTCGAGCGGCTCGACGCGCAACTGCTGCTCGCCCATCTGCTCGGCTTGCCGGCCGCCCGGGCCCGCGCCTGGCTGCTCGCGCACGACACCGACCCACTCGCCCCGGCCGTCGCGAGCCGATATGCCGAACTGGTCGAGCGACGGCTCGACGGCGTCCCGTTGGCCTATCTGGTCGGCGAGAAGGAGTTTTACGGGCTGCGGCTGGCGGTCTCGCCGGAGGTGCTGGTGCCGCGGCCCGACACCGAAACGCTGGTGGCATGGGCCGTGGAGCTGGCGCAGCCCCTGCCGGCGCCGCGCCTGGCCGACCTCGGCACCGGCAGCGGTGCGATCGCCCTCGCGCTCAAACACCTGCTGCCGCATGCCGAGGTCACCGCCACCGACCTGAGCCCCGCCGCGCTCGCGGTCGCCCGCGGCAACGGTGAACGGCTGGGCCTGCCGGTGCGCTGGCGGCAGGGCTGCTGGTGGGAGGCGCTGGCGGGCGAGGCCGACGAACAACACTACGACGTGGTGGCCAGCAACCCGCCCTACATCGCCGAGCGTGACCCGCACCTGGCTGCCTTGCGACACGAACCGCTGCAGGCCCTCGCCTCCGGACCGCTGGGCCTCGACGCGCTGCGGCAGATTGTCGCCGGCGCTCCGGACCACCTGACCGACGGCGGCTGGCTGTTGTTCGAGCACGGCCACGAGCAGGCCGACGACGTGCAGGCCCTGCTGCGCAAGGCCGGCTTTGTCGACGTGAGCACCCGCGTCGACCTCGCCGGCCGCCCCCGCTGCACCGGCGGCCGGTGGCAGGTCTCGCGCTGA
- a CDS encoding proline--tRNA ligase: protein MKASQFFISTQKEAPADAEVVSHKLMMRAGMIKRLGAGIYNYMPMGLRVIRKVEAIIREEMNRAGAVELLMPVVQPAELWQETGRWDKMGPELLRVKDRHERDFIIQPTSEEVITDIARQELRSYRQLPKNFYHIQTKFRDERRPRFGVMRGREFTMKDAYSFDRDVESAGKSYENMYAAYGRIFDRLGLRYRAVAADTGAIGGDRSHEFQVIAETGEDAIVYCPDSDYAANIELAEAVALLPSRGAATRALEKTATPGRSTCAAVAELLGLPLTQTVKSLVLATDEKNEAGDIVKTTVWLLLLRGDHDLNEVKAGKLPGLKAGFRFATEAEIADHFGCKPGYLGPVGVKKPVKVIADRTVAQMADFVSGANEADFHLTGVNWGRDLPEPDAVADIRNVVEGDPSPDGKGVLAIQRGIEVGHVFYLGTKYSAAMNANYLDENGKPRPMEMGCYGIGVTRIVGAAIEQNHDERGIIWPTSIAPFAVVLCPIGYDRSAEVQAAAQQLHDELSALGVDVLLDDRGERPGAMFADWELIGVPHRVVISDRGLKDGKLEYQGRRDAQATSVTVADVVTLLREKLGA, encoded by the coding sequence ATGAAAGCCTCTCAGTTCTTCATTTCCACGCAAAAAGAAGCGCCTGCCGATGCGGAGGTCGTGAGCCACAAATTGATGATGCGCGCCGGCATGATCAAGCGCCTGGGCGCCGGCATCTACAACTACATGCCAATGGGCCTGCGCGTGATCCGCAAGGTGGAGGCCATCATCCGCGAAGAGATGAACCGCGCCGGTGCGGTGGAACTGCTGATGCCGGTGGTTCAGCCCGCCGAGCTGTGGCAGGAAACCGGCCGCTGGGACAAGATGGGCCCCGAGCTGCTGCGCGTCAAAGACCGCCACGAGCGCGACTTCATCATCCAGCCGACGTCGGAAGAAGTGATCACCGACATTGCGCGGCAGGAACTGCGCAGCTACCGCCAGCTGCCGAAAAACTTCTATCACATCCAAACCAAGTTCCGTGACGAACGCCGGCCGCGTTTTGGTGTGATGCGCGGCCGCGAATTCACGATGAAGGACGCCTATTCCTTCGACCGTGACGTCGAATCGGCCGGCAAGAGCTACGAAAACATGTATGCGGCGTATGGCCGCATCTTCGACCGGCTGGGCCTGCGCTACCGCGCGGTGGCCGCCGACACCGGCGCCATCGGCGGCGACCGTTCGCACGAGTTCCAGGTGATCGCCGAGACCGGCGAAGACGCCATCGTCTATTGCCCCGACTCCGACTACGCCGCCAACATCGAGCTGGCCGAAGCCGTGGCCTTGCTGCCCAGCCGCGGCGCCGCCACCCGCGCGCTCGAGAAAACCGCGACGCCGGGCCGCAGCACCTGCGCCGCGGTCGCCGAACTGCTGGGCCTGCCGCTGACCCAGACGGTGAAGTCGCTGGTGCTCGCGACCGACGAGAAAAACGAGGCCGGCGACATCGTGAAGACGACCGTCTGGCTGCTGCTGCTGCGCGGCGACCACGACCTGAACGAAGTGAAGGCCGGCAAGCTGCCGGGCCTGAAGGCCGGCTTCCGCTTCGCGACCGAGGCCGAGATCGCCGACCATTTCGGCTGCAAGCCCGGCTACCTGGGCCCGGTCGGGGTCAAGAAACCGGTCAAGGTGATCGCCGACCGTACCGTGGCACAGATGGCGGATTTCGTCAGCGGCGCCAATGAGGCCGACTTCCACCTGACCGGTGTCAACTGGGGCCGCGACCTGCCCGAGCCCGACGCGGTCGCCGACATCCGCAACGTCGTCGAAGGCGACCCGTCGCCCGACGGCAAAGGTGTGCTCGCGATCCAGCGCGGCATCGAAGTCGGCCACGTGTTCTATCTCGGCACCAAGTATTCCGCCGCGATGAACGCCAACTACCTGGACGAAAACGGCAAACCGCGGCCGATGGAAATGGGCTGCTACGGCATCGGCGTGACCCGCATCGTCGGCGCCGCGATCGAGCAGAACCACGACGAGCGCGGCATCATCTGGCCGACCTCGATTGCGCCGTTTGCCGTGGTGCTGTGCCCGATCGGCTACGACCGCTCCGCTGAGGTGCAAGCCGCTGCGCAACAACTGCACGACGAGCTGTCCGCGCTGGGCGTCGACGTGTTGCTGGACGATCGCGGTGAGCGCCCCGGGGCGATGTTCGCCGACTGGGAATTGATCGGCGTGCCGCACCGGGTGGTCATCTCCGACCGCGGCCTGAAGGACGGCAAGCTCGAATACCAGGGTCGCCGCGACGCACAAGCGACCTCGGTGACCGTGGCCGACGTGGTGACACTGCTGCGGGAGAAGCTCGGCGCATGA
- a CDS encoding lytic transglycosylase domain-containing protein, producing the protein MTRPVWGGAGLTRRDWLSGTAAGLLLAGGASPAWAGGQVEEPLANAVKTALSAAIGNTAPPKAVFTNIEDRLRYLRWLGAMSERLKKRKPDTQTRLEFLETVWYESHRAGLETALVLGLIQVESGFRKYAISRVGARGYMQVMPFWSRLIGDGDPGKLFHMQTNLRFGCVILRHYVDIEKGDLYLALGRYNGSRGRPEYPSAVFASRKLWELRD; encoded by the coding sequence ATGACGCGACCGGTGTGGGGCGGTGCAGGACTGACGCGCCGCGACTGGTTGAGTGGCACCGCTGCCGGCCTGTTGCTGGCGGGCGGTGCCAGCCCTGCATGGGCTGGCGGGCAGGTCGAGGAGCCGTTGGCCAATGCGGTCAAGACCGCGTTGTCGGCCGCCATCGGCAACACGGCGCCGCCCAAGGCCGTGTTCACCAACATCGAAGACCGTTTGCGTTACCTGCGCTGGCTAGGCGCGATGAGCGAACGGCTGAAAAAGCGCAAGCCCGACACCCAGACCCGCCTCGAATTCCTCGAGACCGTCTGGTACGAAAGCCACCGTGCCGGGCTCGAAACGGCGTTGGTGCTCGGCCTGATCCAGGTGGAGAGCGGCTTTCGCAAATACGCGATCAGCCGCGTCGGTGCGCGCGGCTACATGCAGGTGATGCCGTTCTGGAGCCGGCTGATCGGCGACGGCGACCCCGGCAAGCTGTTCCACATGCAGACCAATCTGCGTTTCGGCTGCGTGATCCTGCGTCACTACGTGGACATCGAGAAGGGCGACCTTTACCTGGCGCTCGGCCGCTACAACGGCAGCCGCGGCCGCCCGGAATACCCGAGCGCGGTGTTCGCCTCACGCAAGTTGTGGGAACTGCGCGACTGA